The following are encoded in a window of Flavobacterium psychrotrophum genomic DNA:
- a CDS encoding phospho-sugar mutase: protein MEIEKALLDKANVWLTPAFDSETQEAVKQLIASSPNELEDSFYRNLEFGTGGMRGIMGPGTNRINKYTLGKATQGLSDYLKTSFPGKDLKVAIAYDCRNNSDTLAKVVADVFSANGIKVFLFEELRPTPELSFAVKHLDCQAGIVLTASHNPPEYNGYKVYWEDGGQLVPPQDKAVIDVIEALEYSAIKFDANESLIEYIGEAIDKEFIKSSLINASFNTPQEAKDALKIVYTPLHGTSVKLIPDLLEDAGYTNVHIVTEQAVPNGNFPTVKSPNPEEPEALSMAVALADEINADIVVGTDPDADRLGVAVRNGNGIMTLLNGNQTMILMTEFLLSEWQKKGKLDGKQFIGSTIVSTPMMHELASAYGIECKVGLTGFKWIAKMIVDFPEQEFIGGGEESFGYMVGDAVRDKDAVTSTLLLSEIAAQAKANASSLYQELLKLYVKYGFYKEYLISLTKKGRDGAAEIKQMMTNWRENPLKEINGQRVIMLEDYQASVAKNLLSGEEEQLDFPKSDVLIYYLEDGTKICARPSGTEPKIKFYFSVNDKLDDVANFKRVEEALDQKIKNIVEELDLK from the coding sequence ATGGAAATTGAAAAAGCATTACTGGATAAGGCAAACGTTTGGTTAACTCCTGCCTTTGACAGCGAAACACAGGAAGCCGTCAAACAACTGATAGCTTCATCTCCTAACGAGCTGGAAGACAGCTTTTACCGCAACCTCGAATTTGGTACAGGCGGTATGCGCGGCATTATGGGCCCGGGCACTAACCGTATCAATAAATATACTCTGGGCAAAGCAACACAGGGGCTTTCAGATTACCTGAAAACATCGTTTCCGGGCAAGGATCTAAAAGTCGCCATTGCTTACGATTGCCGTAACAATAGCGACACACTGGCTAAAGTTGTAGCCGATGTATTTTCTGCAAATGGCATTAAGGTTTTTCTTTTTGAAGAACTACGTCCTACGCCAGAGCTTTCTTTTGCGGTAAAGCACCTTGACTGCCAGGCAGGTATTGTACTTACAGCATCGCACAACCCTCCTGAATACAACGGTTATAAAGTGTATTGGGAAGATGGCGGGCAATTAGTTCCACCTCAGGATAAAGCTGTTATTGATGTTATTGAAGCCTTAGAATACAGCGCCATTAAATTTGATGCTAACGAAAGCCTTATCGAATACATAGGCGAAGCTATTGATAAAGAATTTATAAAGTCATCTTTAATAAATGCGTCATTCAACACGCCGCAGGAAGCTAAAGATGCCCTTAAAATAGTTTACACACCACTTCATGGCACATCGGTTAAACTAATACCGGATCTTCTTGAAGATGCAGGGTATACTAATGTACACATCGTAACGGAGCAGGCAGTACCAAACGGAAACTTCCCTACGGTAAAATCGCCAAACCCGGAAGAGCCTGAAGCGCTTAGTATGGCTGTTGCACTTGCCGATGAGATTAATGCTGACATTGTTGTAGGTACAGACCCTGATGCTGACCGCCTTGGTGTAGCTGTTCGCAACGGTAATGGTATCATGACGCTACTTAACGGTAACCAGACCATGATACTAATGACCGAGTTTTTGCTTAGCGAGTGGCAGAAAAAAGGTAAGCTTGACGGCAAACAGTTCATTGGATCTACCATAGTTTCTACACCAATGATGCACGAACTTGCTTCGGCTTATGGTATAGAGTGTAAAGTGGGCCTTACAGGCTTTAAATGGATCGCTAAGATGATCGTTGATTTCCCTGAACAGGAATTCATTGGCGGTGGCGAAGAAAGTTTTGGCTATATGGTAGGCGATGCTGTACGCGATAAGGATGCGGTTACTTCTACGCTGCTGCTTAGCGAAATTGCTGCACAGGCTAAGGCTAATGCAAGCTCGTTATACCAGGAACTGCTTAAGCTGTATGTAAAATATGGTTTCTATAAAGAATACCTGATATCGCTTACTAAAAAAGGGCGTGACGGTGCTGCTGAAATTAAGCAGATGATGACAAACTGGCGCGAAAACCCGCTTAAAGAAATTAACGGACAGCGTGTAATTATGCTTGAAGACTATCAGGCATCTGTTGCAAAAAACCTGTTGAGCGGCGAAGAAGAACAATTAGACTTCCCTAAGAGCGATGTACTTATTTACTATCTTGAAGATGGTACTAAAATATGCGCCCGCCCCAGCGGTACAGAACCTAAGATCAAATTCTATTTCAGCGTGAATGATAAGCTGGATGATGTTGCAAACTTTAAGCGTGTTGAAGAAGCGCTTGACCAAAAAATCAAGAATATTGTAGAGGAACTTGACCTCAAATAA
- a CDS encoding ABC transporter ATP-binding protein codes for MSDYKKIARLALPYKKYIILNIFFNVLSAFFSTISLIAVIPVLKVIFEDNKVILEKPVFTGWDSFTKYPEQYLNYILTTQINEHGTFNVLMFIIGIIITIFLLKNLTSYLAVYFITYLRNGLIKDIREAMYAKIVRLPASYYSATTKGDVIARLTTDVNEISNSLQNILEMVVKEPLTIIFTLGTMLVLSPKLTLFVFIFIPLAGFLVSRVGKSLKKKSMLLQKEQGEVLSVLEETISGLKIIKSFTAENIFSKKFNTTSDRLFEHSNTVANRQNLASPMSEFLGIVIISVLLIYGGYLVFQDKSMEAGFFLGYILMAYNILTPAKDISKASYGLKRGTASAERIVQILEAEVSIDDHLKAVEKESFDSGISIENITFGYDESKNVLTDFSLHVPKGQTVALVGQSGSGKSTVANLLTRFYDVNNGAIKIDGVDIKDMKLNNLRGMTGLVTQDSILFNDTVKNNMLIGRPTASDEEIIEALKVANAYEFVEGLEHGIDTNIGDGGGKLSGGQKQRLSIARAVLKNPPIMILDEATSALDTESERLVQEALDNMMQNRTSVVIAHRLSTIQKADKIVVMKHGRIVEQGTHDQLIALQGTYNRLVMMQSFE; via the coding sequence ATGAGTGATTATAAAAAAATAGCGCGCTTAGCACTGCCTTATAAAAAGTATATTATTTTAAATATATTTTTTAACGTGCTAAGCGCGTTTTTCAGCACCATATCGCTGATAGCTGTTATACCGGTACTAAAAGTAATTTTTGAAGACAACAAGGTTATACTTGAAAAACCTGTTTTTACAGGATGGGATTCTTTTACAAAATATCCTGAGCAATACCTTAACTATATACTTACCACGCAAATAAATGAGCATGGTACTTTTAATGTACTTATGTTCATTATAGGTATTATCATTACTATATTCCTGCTAAAAAATCTTACCAGTTATCTTGCGGTATACTTTATTACCTACCTGCGCAACGGCCTTATTAAAGATATCAGGGAAGCCATGTATGCTAAGATAGTAAGGCTGCCTGCTTCATACTATTCGGCTACAACAAAAGGCGATGTTATAGCAAGGCTTACCACAGATGTTAACGAGATAAGTAACTCTTTGCAAAACATCCTAGAAATGGTTGTTAAAGAGCCTTTAACAATTATTTTTACGTTAGGTACCATGCTGGTACTTAGTCCTAAGTTAACGCTGTTTGTATTTATATTTATTCCTCTTGCCGGATTTTTAGTTTCGCGCGTGGGCAAAAGCCTTAAAAAGAAATCGATGCTGCTGCAAAAGGAACAAGGCGAAGTACTGTCTGTATTGGAAGAAACCATAAGCGGGTTGAAGATCATTAAATCTTTTACGGCCGAAAATATTTTTAGTAAAAAATTCAACACCACCAGCGACAGGCTTTTTGAGCACAGTAATACCGTAGCAAACCGCCAGAATCTTGCATCGCCAATGAGCGAGTTTTTGGGTATTGTTATTATATCTGTACTGCTTATATATGGAGGTTATCTGGTATTTCAGGATAAAAGTATGGAAGCCGGATTCTTTTTAGGCTATATATTAATGGCATACAACATTCTTACCCCTGCTAAAGATATTTCTAAGGCCAGTTACGGTCTTAAACGCGGTACAGCATCTGCAGAGCGTATCGTTCAGATACTGGAAGCTGAAGTTTCTATAGATGATCATCTTAAAGCGGTAGAAAAAGAATCGTTTGATAGCGGTATAAGCATTGAGAACATAACCTTTGGGTATGACGAAAGCAAAAACGTACTGACCGATTTTTCACTCCACGTGCCAAAAGGCCAGACTGTAGCCCTTGTAGGCCAGTCAGGCTCAGGTAAAAGTACAGTAGCTAACCTGCTTACACGTTTTTATGATGTAAATAACGGTGCCATTAAAATTGATGGTGTAGACATAAAAGACATGAAACTGAATAACCTGCGCGGTATGACCGGTCTGGTAACTCAGGATAGTATACTCTTTAATGATACTGTAAAGAACAATATGCTTATAGGCCGCCCTACAGCAAGCGATGAAGAAATTATTGAAGCGCTTAAGGTAGCCAATGCCTATGAGTTTGTAGAAGGCCTGGAACACGGGATAGATACTAACATAGGCGATGGTGGCGGTAAACTATCCGGTGGGCAAAAACAACGCCTGAGCATTGCACGAGCGGTACTTAAAAACCCGCCGATAATGATACTCGACGAGGCTACCTCTGCACTGGACACCGAAAGCGAGCGCCTGGTACAGGAAGCACTGGACAACATGATGCAAAACCGCACATCTGTAGTGATAGCCCACAGGCTAAGTACCATACAAAAAGCCGATAAGATCGTAGTTATGAAACATGGCCGCATTGTAGAACAGGGCACTCATGACCAGCTTATTGCACTTCAGGGTACATACAACAGACTTGTAATGATGCAGTCTTTTGAATAG
- a CDS encoding HAD family hydrolase, with protein sequence MPKKAIIYDLDNTIFPVSAIGDKLFGPLFDLIQSSGQYNENMDTIRYAIMRTPFRLVAARNNFSDDLTQKGIELQETLAYSEPIDTFEDYPEVKNISAERFLVTTGFDKMQRSKIEHLGITGDFKEIHVVNPTLTNKKEVFKSILERNGYTPDEVLVVGDDPESEIAAAKALGIATVLYDKYDNFSVDDADYKINHFASLKDIYLNS encoded by the coding sequence ATGCCTAAAAAAGCCATAATCTACGATCTTGACAATACTATTTTCCCTGTAAGTGCCATTGGCGATAAGCTTTTTGGACCGCTGTTCGACCTTATACAAAGTTCAGGACAATATAATGAGAATATGGACACCATTCGCTACGCCATTATGCGCACACCTTTCAGGCTTGTAGCGGCACGCAATAACTTTAGCGATGACCTTACCCAAAAGGGCATTGAACTTCAGGAAACGCTCGCTTACAGCGAACCTATAGATACGTTTGAAGATTACCCCGAAGTAAAGAACATTTCCGCAGAGCGCTTTCTGGTTACTACCGGCTTTGATAAAATGCAGCGCAGCAAAATAGAACATTTAGGCATTACTGGCGACTTTAAAGAAATTCATGTCGTTAACCCTACCCTTACCAATAAAAAGGAAGTTTTTAAAAGTATACTGGAACGCAACGGATACACACCCGATGAAGTTTTAGTTGTGGGCGACGATCCCGAAAGCGAAATTGCAGCCGCAAAGGCCCTGGGCATAGCTACCGTACTGTATGACAAGTATGATAATTTTAGTGTTGATGATGCAGATTACAAAATAAACCATTTTGCCAGCCTTAAGGATATTTACCTAAATTCGTAA
- a CDS encoding nucleoside permease has protein sequence MGIKNRLVLMSFLQFFVWGAWLITIANYWFGTKQWEGTQFGLVFSTMGLASVFMPTLTGIIADKWINAEKLYGALHILYAGILFYIPQVTTPSDFIWVMLAAMCCYMPTIALSNSISYTVLKNNGGDVVKDFPPIRVWGTLGFIAAMWITNLTGSKATEYQFYIAGIAAIGLGLYAFTLPPCKPQNATRNATLVETLGLEAFKLFATYKTALFFIFAMFLGGALQLTNAYGDVFLSEFKDFPKYADSFVVEYSTIIMSISQFSETLFILAIPFFLKRFGIKQVMLISMLAWVLRFGLFAFGDPVTGLWMIILSCIVYGMAFDFFNISGSLFIETTTSPKIRSSAQGIFMMMTNGFGAIIGSFTAGWVIDKYFTKSFTDASGLSSFLETTPDNAHMLGFIESKGISITNGAFSSPVMMKDWHNIWLSFAAYALVIAIAFAIMFRHKHDPQEVQDIKH, from the coding sequence ATGGGTATTAAGAACCGCCTTGTTTTAATGAGTTTCCTTCAGTTTTTTGTTTGGGGAGCATGGCTTATCACAATTGCAAATTACTGGTTTGGTACTAAACAGTGGGAGGGTACCCAGTTTGGACTTGTTTTTAGTACTATGGGGTTAGCCTCTGTATTTATGCCTACACTTACAGGTATTATTGCAGATAAATGGATAAATGCCGAAAAACTATATGGCGCATTGCATATACTTTATGCAGGTATTTTGTTTTACATTCCGCAGGTTACTACACCGTCAGATTTTATATGGGTTATGCTGGCAGCTATGTGCTGTTATATGCCTACTATAGCATTAAGTAACTCAATATCATATACTGTTTTAAAGAACAATGGGGGAGATGTAGTAAAAGATTTTCCACCCATCAGGGTTTGGGGTACGCTTGGCTTTATAGCAGCCATGTGGATAACTAACCTTACGGGAAGCAAAGCTACCGAATATCAGTTTTACATTGCTGGTATAGCCGCTATAGGCCTTGGCCTTTATGCCTTTACGCTGCCACCATGTAAACCGCAAAATGCTACCCGAAATGCTACATTAGTAGAAACATTAGGCCTTGAGGCTTTCAAGCTTTTTGCCACTTATAAAACAGCGCTTTTCTTTATATTCGCTATGTTTCTTGGCGGTGCGTTACAACTTACTAATGCTTATGGCGACGTGTTTTTAAGTGAGTTTAAAGATTTTCCTAAATACGCCGATTCTTTTGTGGTAGAATATTCTACTATCATAATGTCTATCTCACAATTCTCTGAAACATTATTTATCCTTGCCATTCCTTTCTTCCTTAAGCGTTTTGGTATCAAGCAGGTTATGCTTATTAGTATGCTGGCCTGGGTACTTCGTTTTGGCCTGTTTGCCTTTGGCGATCCTGTAACCGGCCTTTGGATGATTATACTTTCATGTATTGTTTACGGTATGGCGTTCGACTTCTTTAATATCTCAGGCTCACTGTTTATAGAAACTACCACAAGCCCTAAAATACGCTCATCTGCACAGGGTATCTTTATGATGATGACCAATGGTTTTGGAGCCATCATTGGTAGTTTTACGGCGGGATGGGTTATTGATAAGTATTTTACTAAATCTTTTACAGATGCCAGTGGCTTATCTTCATTCTTAGAGACCACACCGGATAATGCCCATATGCTCGGATTTATAGAAAGTAAGGGTATAAGTATAACAAATGGCGCTTTTAGCAGCCCTGTAATGATGAAAGACTGGCATAACATATGGTTGTCTTTTGCAGCTTATGCGCTTGTTATAGCCATTGCGTTTGCCATAATGTTCAGGCACAAGCACGACCCACAAGAAGTACAGGATATAAAGCATTAA